The genomic window CGATCACGGCCGGCCTGGTGGCCGCCTTCACCCGGGCGGCGCCGGCCGACGGCGCCGAGTTCGCCGCGCGGCGGGCGGCGTTCGTGGCCCGCCTGGACGAGGGGCTCCGGCGCTGGACCGCGGCGCTCGCGCCGTACCGGGGCGTCCGGGTGGTGGCCGTGCACGACAGCTTCCCCTACCTGGCCCAGCGCTTCGGCCTCGTCGTGGCGGCCTCCCTCGAGCCCCATCCCGGCGTCGCGCCCCCGCCGGCCCACCTGGCCCGGATCGTGCGCGACATGAAGCGCCACGGGATCCGGCTCGTCCTCTCGGAGGCGTGGCTTCCCGACGATCTCGCCCGCCGGGTGGCGTCGGAAGCGGGCGGGCAGGTCGCCCGGCTCCCGACGTCGGTGGACAGCGGCCCGGGCACGGGAGACTATCTCGCCCTGTTCGACGCGATCACCGCCCGCCTGGCGGAGGCCCTCAAGGCGACCGGCGCCGGGCCGGGATCCTGAGGCGTCCGGGAGTCTCCGCGACCGTGGACGGCAGCCTCGCCGCCTGGAGTGTGCTCTGGGGCCTGCTCTGGCCCGCGTTCGCCGCCGGCCTGATCCTGGCCGGCATTCACGCGTACCTGGGTCTGCACGTCCTCGCGCGCGGGGTGATCTTCGTGGACCTGGCGCTCGCCCAGGTGGCGGCGCTCGGCGCGGCGGTCGCGACCCTCGCCGGCCACTCACCCCAGGGCGAGGCCGCCTACGGCTACTCGCTCGCCTTCGCGCTGGGCGGCGCGGCCTTGCTCGCCCTGACCCGGCTCCGACACGAACGCGTCCCCCAGGAAGGGCTCATCGGCGTGATCTACGTGGTCGCGGCGGCCGTCGCCGTGCTCGTCCTGGACCGCGCCCCGGAGGGGGCTGAACGGGTGAAGGCGCTCCTGGTCGGAAACATCGTGGCGGTGACGCCGGCGGAGGTGGGAACCCTGGCCCTCCTCTACGGCGTCATCGGGCTCGGGCACTGGGTCGGCCGCCGGCGCTTTCTGGACCTCTCGTGGGGCCGGCTCCCACTCGGGCCGGCCGCCCGCGCCTGGGACTTCGCCTTTTACGCCACGTTCGCCCTCGTCGTCACGAGCTCCGTCCGCGTCGCCGGGGTCCTGCTCGTCTTCACCTACCTGGTCGTGCCGGCCCTGGTGGGCGCGCTCGTGGCCGACGGCCTCGGACGGCGCCTGCTCACGGGCTGGGCGGTCGGGGCGGGCGCCACCACGGCCGGGCTGGTCGGCTCGGTCGCCTGGGACTGGCCGACCGGCGCGGCGATCGTGGCGGCGCACGGCGCGGTGCTCGCGGGGACCCTCGGGGCTCGCGCCGCCCTCGGCTCGCCCGGCACGCGCCGGGCAAGCCTCGCCCGCGCCGCCCTGGTCGCCGTCGTGATCGGGAGCGGCAGCGTGGCGGCGGCCGCGGCGCTCCTGCTCGCGTTTCCCCACGGGAACCACTTCTGGCTCACCGCGGTCGAGCGGCGCCTGCCGATCGTGGAGACGGCCTTCCTGACGGCGCGGGAGCGGGAGGTCCGGGACGAGACGCGGCGCACGGCCGCGCGGAGCGACCCGGAGATCGCGCGGCTCGCCGCGCTGCGGGAGGCGGTGCGCCTGGGCGACCCGGCCCTCGACACGGAACGGCAGGAGCGGCTCCGGCAGTTTCTCGTCTCGCGCCAGGAGATCGCGGCCGGGGACCAGTTCGTCCTGGCTCATTTGCGAACCCGGGCCCGCGCGCGCCAGCGGATCGTCCTCGGGCTTCCCCTGGTCGGCCTCGGGGCCGGGGCGGCGGCCTGGGCGTGGTGGAGCCTCGCCCGGCGGCGGGCGGAGCCGGCCGAATGACGGGGAATCCCGACAGCCCCCGCCGGCTCATCGTCTGGACGATCGTCGCCGTCGCCGTCGCGATCCTGCTCGTCTGGGTCCTGTTCCTGCTCCGGGACGTCCTGCTGCTCATTTACGTGAGCGCGCTCCTCGCGATCGGGTTCAGCCCGGTGGTGCGGCTGATCGAGCGGCAGCGCCTCCTGCCCATCGGCACCCGCCGGTTCCCCCGCTGGCTCGCGATCCTGGTCGTGTACCTCGTGATCCTGAGCGCCCTCACCGGCCTCGGCTTCGTGATCGTCCCGCCGCTGGTGACCCAGGCGCGCGAGTTCACCACCCAGGCTCCGGAGCTCCTCGACCGGGCCCAGCAGTACCTGGTCGAGCGCGGCCTCCTGAGCCAGCCCCTCACCTGGCAGGAGGCCATCCGGCAAGCGCCCGGCAAGGGGCCGGACGCCGTCGGCACGGTCATCGGCGCGCTCTGGGGCTTCCTGGGCGGCATCGTCGGAGTCCTGACCATCGTGATCCTCACATTCTATTTCCTGATCGAATCCGAGTCGCTCTTCACGACGTTCGTGCGGCTCTTTCCGCGGCACCAGCGCGCCCAGGTCGGGGCGGTGTCGCTCGAGATTTCCCGGAAGGTGAGCGCCTGGCTCGGCGGGCAGCTCCTGCTGGGCGGGGTGATCGGGGTGACGACGGCGCTCGGGCTCGGGGTCTTCGGCGTGCCGTACGTGTACGTGCTGGCGGTGATCGCGGCGGTGGGCGAGCTGATCCCCATCGTGGGTCCGGTGCTGGCGGCGATTCCGGGAATCGCGGTCGCGCTGAGTCTCTCGTGGAAGCTCGCCCTGGGCGTCGCGCTCTTCTATCTGATCCAGCAACAGCTCGAGGCCAACATCCTGGTCCCCAAGCTCATGGAGCGCCAGTTGGGAGTCAATGCCGTGACGGTGATCGTCGCGCTCCTCATCGGCAGCGCGCTCCTGGGGGTGATCGGCGCGATCCTGGCCGTCCCCACCGCGGCCATCGCCCAGGTGCTCTTCCAGGAGCTCTTCGCCCGAGAGAGGGACTGACAGGCGAGAGCGGCCGGCCCGGCGGCCCGGGCCGTCGAGGCCTCTTCCCGCGACCTAGCCGGACACGCGCGGCTGCGGTACAGTCAGCGCATGGCCCGGCTCCAGCCCGGCGCGACGCTCTCGCACTACCGGATCCTCGAGACGCTCGGCGAGGGCGGCCAGGCTACCGCCTACAAGGCTCTGGACCTCCGCCTGAGCCGGCTCGTGGTGATCAAGATCCTCCAGTCCGACCTGGCGGCCAGCGAAGCCGCCCGCCGCCGCTTCGACCGTGAGGCGCGGCTCTGCTCCGCCCTCGACCATCCCAACATCTGTGCCGTGCACGACGTCGGGGAGGAGGAGGGGCTCTGCTACATCGTCATGCAGTTCGTGGAGGGCCGCACGCTGAGGCAGCTCGTGGCGGGCCGCTCCCTGGAGCTCCTCGGCGCGCTCTCGATCGCCATCCAGGTCGCCGATGCCCTCGCGGCGGCTCACGCCCGCGGGATCGCCCATCGTGACGTCAAGCCGGCCAACGTCATCGTCCGCCCGGGGGGGCAGGTGACGGTCCTGGATTTCGGCTTGGCCAAGCTGCTCGCCGGCGAGGACGCGGCGCCGCGGGGGCGCGGGCCCGATGAGCCGGTGACCGAGCTCGGCGTCCCTTACGGCTCCCTGGGGTATGGCTCGCCGGAGCAGGTGTCGGGCGACCGGGTGGACCATCGCACGGATCTCTTCAGCCTGGGCGTCGTGATCTACGAGATGGTCACCGGGCAGCCTCCTTTCCGGGGCCGGAACCGCCTGGAGGTGCTCCGCGCGGTCGTGCACGACACGCCCCGCCCGCTGGCCGAGCTCCGTCCGGGGGCCCCCCCACGCCTCCAGGCCATCCTCGACCGGGCCCTGGCCAAGGACCCCCGCGACCGCTTCCCGAGCATGGCGGCGATGCGCGACGAGCTCAAGGCCGTGATGCGGCAGCTCACCCACGAGACGGGCCTGGTCCCTACCGAGACCTCGGCAACGCTCGTCGTCCCCCGTCGGGCCCGGAGCTCGTGGCTCTTGAGCGGGAGGCTCGGACGCGCCTTCGGGCGCTTCCGGAGCGGCGCGGGGGGCTACACGCCGCGCCCCGCCGCCGACGCCGGGATCGGTGACCGGGCCGCTCGGCCGGCGCCGTGGCGTCCACCCTCGTGGGGAACCGAGACCCGGCGGACCGTCGCCGTCCTTCCGTTCAAGAATCTCTCGGGGGATCCGGACGCGAACTTCTACGAGGTCTCGCTGGCGGACGCGATCATCACCGAGCTGGCCCACCTCCGGTCGCTCGTCGTCCGGCCCTCGTCCTACATCGCGCACTACGCGGGGCAGCCCATCGATCCCCGGCGGGTCGGCGACGAGCTGGCGGTGGCGGCGGTCCTGATCGGCAGCTTCATCAAGGGGCCCGACCGCTTCCGCGTCACCGCCCAGTTCATCGCCACCGCGACCGGAGAGATCCTGTGGAGCGACAAGATCGACGTCCGCGCTCGCGATCTCATCACGATCCAGGACACCATCGCGGAGCGGGTCATCGACGGCCTCCGGCTCCGCCTGACGGCCGAGGAACAGGAGCGGCTGGAGCGCCCCCTGACCCGCAACGCCGAAGCCTACGAGTGCTACCTGCGCGGCCGCGACTTGCTCCTCCAGTACATCTTGCGGACGTTCGACGATGCCGACCTGGACGAGGCCATCGGGAGGTTCCGGGAGGCCCTCGGCCGGGACCCCGAGTTCGCCCTCGCCCACGCGGCCCTCGGTCGATGCTATGTCCACCACGCCCAGGGCTACGGGGGCGCGGACTACTATCGGCGGGCCGCGGCGGCGCTCGGGCAAGCCCTCGTGCTCGACCCGGCGCTGGTGGACGCGCGGCTCCAGATGGTCCATGTCTTCCTGCATCGTGGCGACAAGGACCGGGCCCACGCGACGATCGCGGAGCTCCGCCGGGAGGCGCCCAACGACCCGGCGGTCATCTTCGACGCGGCGATGCTGTACCGGCTGGACGGCCTCTACGAGAAGGCTCTCCACGAGTACGACCGCCTGCTGGAGATCAACCCGCGGGACATCGTGATCGCGAGTTACAGCCGCGCCCGGGTCTACACCCATCAGCACCAGTACGAGCGGGCCATCGCCGAGCTCGAGCGGGCCCGGGCCGTCGAGCCCGATCATCCTCTGGCCAAGACCTTCCTGGCCGTCGCCTACTTCAACCAGGGCCGGGTCGACGAGGCCCAACCGCTGGTCGAGGAGGTGCTGCGGCAGCATCCGCACCTCGAAGGGGTCAAGCCGGTGCTGGCCTGGTGCCTCTCCGCGCGGGGTGAGCACGAGCGGGCGCGCGCCCTGATCACCGAGGGCGTCAAGGAGACGGCCGAAGCCGACCACGACACCGCCTTCTGGCTGGCCGGCTTCTATGCTCTGGAAGGGATGGCCGACGAGGCGATCGACTGGGTTCGGCGAGCCATCCGACTCGGCAACGAGAACTATCCGCTCTTCGCCGACAGCCGGAAGCTCGACCGCCTCCGGGCCGACCCGCGCTTCGTCGAGCTGATGGCTGAGCTGAAACAGCGCTGGGAGGCCCGACGGGAGTAGCTTCATTCGAGGGGGCCGCGCCGGCCCTCTCCGGACCCTGCAACGCTCAGGCCCTCGAGGAGGGTTGACGTGCCGGCACCCAAGGACCTCTTGGAGCGCATCCAGCTTCGTCTCGAGGAGAGCCTGGCCGGGATCGGCGAGAGCGTCGCCGATCTGCCGCCCGCCGACGTCGCCGATCTCCTGAACCAGCTCACCCTGGCCG from Candidatus Methylomirabilota bacterium includes these protein-coding regions:
- a CDS encoding metal ABC transporter substrate-binding protein; protein product: MRGRHGPLLLALLAATAGLLPAAAGGPPARLRVITTTTDLRALAEVVGGDRVSAESLLGGAQPPHVFQAKPSHLAALRAADLVVRIGLDHDAWLAALLKQAGNARLLPGRPGHVDASRGIELLEPAPRTASGAGHVHAFGNTHYWLDPENARPITAGLVAAFTRAAPADGAEFAARRAAFVARLDEGLRRWTAALAPYRGVRVVAVHDSFPYLAQRFGLVVAASLEPHPGVAPPPAHLARIVRDMKRHGIRLVLSEAWLPDDLARRVASEAGGQVARLPTSVDSGPGTGDYLALFDAITARLAEALKATGAGPGS
- a CDS encoding metal ABC transporter permease, with product MDGSLAAWSVLWGLLWPAFAAGLILAGIHAYLGLHVLARGVIFVDLALAQVAALGAAVATLAGHSPQGEAAYGYSLAFALGGAALLALTRLRHERVPQEGLIGVIYVVAAAVAVLVLDRAPEGAERVKALLVGNIVAVTPAEVGTLALLYGVIGLGHWVGRRRFLDLSWGRLPLGPAARAWDFAFYATFALVVTSSVRVAGVLLVFTYLVVPALVGALVADGLGRRLLTGWAVGAGATTAGLVGSVAWDWPTGAAIVAAHGAVLAGTLGARAALGSPGTRRASLARAALVAVVIGSGSVAAAAALLLAFPHGNHFWLTAVERRLPIVETAFLTAREREVRDETRRTAARSDPEIARLAALREAVRLGDPALDTERQERLRQFLVSRQEIAAGDQFVLAHLRTRARARQRIVLGLPLVGLGAGAAAWAWWSLARRRAEPAE
- a CDS encoding AI-2E family transporter, coding for MTGNPDSPRRLIVWTIVAVAVAILLVWVLFLLRDVLLLIYVSALLAIGFSPVVRLIERQRLLPIGTRRFPRWLAILVVYLVILSALTGLGFVIVPPLVTQAREFTTQAPELLDRAQQYLVERGLLSQPLTWQEAIRQAPGKGPDAVGTVIGALWGFLGGIVGVLTIVILTFYFLIESESLFTTFVRLFPRHQRAQVGAVSLEISRKVSAWLGGQLLLGGVIGVTTALGLGVFGVPYVYVLAVIAAVGELIPIVGPVLAAIPGIAVALSLSWKLALGVALFYLIQQQLEANILVPKLMERQLGVNAVTVIVALLIGSALLGVIGAILAVPTAAIAQVLFQELFARERD
- a CDS encoding protein kinase, which codes for MARLQPGATLSHYRILETLGEGGQATAYKALDLRLSRLVVIKILQSDLAASEAARRRFDREARLCSALDHPNICAVHDVGEEEGLCYIVMQFVEGRTLRQLVAGRSLELLGALSIAIQVADALAAAHARGIAHRDVKPANVIVRPGGQVTVLDFGLAKLLAGEDAAPRGRGPDEPVTELGVPYGSLGYGSPEQVSGDRVDHRTDLFSLGVVIYEMVTGQPPFRGRNRLEVLRAVVHDTPRPLAELRPGAPPRLQAILDRALAKDPRDRFPSMAAMRDELKAVMRQLTHETGLVPTETSATLVVPRRARSSWLLSGRLGRAFGRFRSGAGGYTPRPAADAGIGDRAARPAPWRPPSWGTETRRTVAVLPFKNLSGDPDANFYEVSLADAIITELAHLRSLVVRPSSYIAHYAGQPIDPRRVGDELAVAAVLIGSFIKGPDRFRVTAQFIATATGEILWSDKIDVRARDLITIQDTIAERVIDGLRLRLTAEEQERLERPLTRNAEAYECYLRGRDLLLQYILRTFDDADLDEAIGRFREALGRDPEFALAHAALGRCYVHHAQGYGGADYYRRAAAALGQALVLDPALVDARLQMVHVFLHRGDKDRAHATIAELRREAPNDPAVIFDAAMLYRLDGLYEKALHEYDRLLEINPRDIVIASYSRARVYTHQHQYERAIAELERARAVEPDHPLAKTFLAVAYFNQGRVDEAQPLVEEVLRQHPHLEGVKPVLAWCLSARGEHERARALITEGVKETAEADHDTAFWLAGFYALEGMADEAIDWVRRAIRLGNENYPLFADSRKLDRLRADPRFVELMAELKQRWEARRE